The Nocardioides salarius genome includes a region encoding these proteins:
- the istA gene encoding IS21 family transposase, which translates to MIMTEDWAEIRRLHKSEKMSIKAIVRKTGLARNTVRAALASDTPPRYKRAPAGSMLDAHEPRIRALLAEFPSMPATVIAERIGWANSSSVLRARVAQLRPLYAPGDPADRTSYVAGEIVQCDLWFPGKVIPVDVHAGSKTAAWVGGRPAVDLPVLTMVAAFSGFIMATLLPSRKTGDLVAGMWQLLSGLGGVPKMLVWDNEAGIGQHHRLTLGARSFAGTLGTRIYQTAARDPEAKGIVERANGFLETSFMPGREFDSPGDYNTQLTSWLPRANARVLRRTGQQPGVRVAADVAAMGALPPVAPSVGTTVRVRLGRDYYVRVAGNDYSVDPAVIGRFVDVHAGLDTVTITCAGTSVGVHQRCWSTHQTITDPAHVDTAAGLRSAFQARTAAMRGPAMRSANGVGAVVGVRALSDYDALFDLTPAITDEAALAARASLEVVR; encoded by the coding sequence GTGATCATGACTGAGGACTGGGCTGAGATTCGACGGCTGCACAAGTCGGAGAAAATGAGCATCAAGGCGATTGTTCGCAAGACGGGGTTGGCGAGGAACACGGTGCGTGCCGCGTTGGCCTCGGATACGCCGCCGAGGTACAAGCGGGCTCCGGCGGGCTCGATGCTCGATGCCCACGAGCCGCGGATTCGTGCGTTGCTGGCGGAGTTCCCCTCGATGCCGGCCACGGTGATCGCGGAGCGGATCGGGTGGGCGAACTCGTCCTCGGTGCTGCGGGCCAGGGTCGCTCAACTGCGTCCGCTGTACGCCCCGGGCGATCCTGCTGACCGCACGAGCTATGTCGCTGGAGAGATCGTGCAGTGCGACCTGTGGTTCCCCGGCAAGGTCATCCCCGTCGACGTCCACGCTGGGTCCAAGACCGCGGCCTGGGTGGGCGGGCGGCCCGCGGTGGACCTGCCGGTGTTGACGATGGTCGCGGCGTTCTCGGGGTTCATCATGGCCACGCTGCTGCCGTCCAGGAAGACCGGCGACCTGGTGGCCGGGATGTGGCAGCTCCTGTCGGGCCTGGGCGGGGTCCCGAAGATGCTGGTGTGGGACAACGAGGCCGGCATCGGCCAGCACCACCGCCTGACCCTGGGCGCCAGGTCGTTCGCCGGCACGCTGGGCACCCGGATCTATCAGACCGCGGCACGTGACCCCGAAGCCAAGGGGATCGTGGAACGGGCCAACGGGTTCCTGGAGACCTCCTTCATGCCGGGACGTGAGTTCGACTCCCCGGGCGACTACAACACTCAGCTCACCAGCTGGTTGCCGCGCGCGAACGCTCGGGTGCTGCGCCGCACTGGCCAGCAGCCCGGTGTCAGGGTCGCGGCCGATGTCGCCGCGATGGGGGCCCTGCCGCCGGTCGCGCCGTCGGTGGGCACCACCGTGCGGGTCCGGCTGGGTCGCGACTACTACGTGCGCGTCGCCGGGAACGACTACTCGGTCGACCCGGCCGTGATCGGCCGGTTCGTCGATGTCCACGCCGGCCTGGACACCGTCACCATCACCTGCGCGGGCACGAGCGTGGGAGTCCACCAGCGGTGCTGGTCGACCCATCAGACGATCACCGACCCGGCCCACGTCGACACCGCGGCCGGGCTGCGCAGCGCCTTCCAGGCCCGCACCGCTGCGATGCGGGGCCCCGCCATGAGGTCGGCGAACGGGGTGGGGGCGGTCGTGGGTGTGCGGGCGTTGAGCGACTACGACGCGCTGTTCGACCTGACCCCGGCGATCACCGACGAAGCGGCTCTCGCTGCACGAGCGAGCCTGGAGGTCGTGCGATGA
- the mobF gene encoding MobF family relaxase produces MTVSMKVIRAGRGCDYLLKSVVRGDANMSDPNPVTRYYTEEGTPPGRWMGSALHAFGNGEIKRGDQVTPQQLQLLIGAGLDPVTGEKLGRSFPTFPPLQQRMAERMAELPADLTDEQRKEAFDQIKAEESAKASSGVAGFDFTFSVPKSVSALWGVADAGTQALIIDAHHQAVAEVLDFMEREVVCTRRGVAAGDGAVMQADIVGVAATAYDHWDSRLGDPQLHTHVVISNKVKTTEDGRWRSLDGRPLFEANVPISEHYNAVLADRMTRLFGIEWEQRERGAERNQAWELAPVPETLIREFSSRASHIDKEKDRLIAAYTERTGHRPSSAKVIQLRAKATLATRPEKEIHSLFDLTTEWRGRAQKILGRGAVDWAKEVTARPIARPTLRADDVSLDVIGEVAVSVVGAVEERRSTWKHWNLWAEASRQTMGWRFASAEDREAVVGVIVDAAKQESRPLTPPELVAVPETFRRADGTSRFRPRHSVVFTSEALLAAEDRLLTRSNDMTAPSVDLAVIERVTRKEHLLSAEQSETLASIAVSGRQVDLLVGPAGAGKTTATHALKTAWTKAHGKGSVVGLAPSAVAAEVLAEDLGIGCENTAKWLHEHDRGRSQFRKGQLVIIDEATLAGTLTLDRLTALAAHAGAKVVLVGDWAQLQSVDAGGAFCLLASARPDTPELTEVHRFTHEWEKTASLELRFGRAEVISTYMTKDRVQEGTTEEMMDAAYLAWAADVQEGRASILVAEAMDMVTRLNQRARADRIVANPVGDIEVNLADGTQASEGDLVITRHNDRRLHTLRGGWVRNGDRWTVTRVQRDGSMQVQRLGVDFGGTVTLPAAYVAEHVDLGYAVTAHRAQGMTVDTSRVVVTGSTTRENFYVSMTRGRDSNIAYVALDKPDEGHAPPESDEVSAHTVLYGVLQHLGGELSAHQMIEAEQERWSSIAQLAAEYETIGAVAQRDRWVAAIKNSGLTETQVEQVLSSQSFGPLTAELRRAESNHYDVAKLLPALVARRSLADAEDIGAVLISRVQKAAQPRRGKRRPSPKLVVGLIPVADGPMSPEMAEVLTELADLMEGRAMTLAEQAVEDKAPWLKRLGTPPTTEASRGPWLHEVRTVAAYRDRYRVQGRRTLGEPKNEAQKLDAARAEQAIRRARAIAEDAANAQEGQSRTLESPGRVIA; encoded by the coding sequence ATGACCGTTTCGATGAAGGTGATTCGCGCAGGCAGGGGCTGCGACTACCTGCTCAAGAGCGTGGTCCGTGGAGACGCCAACATGAGCGACCCCAACCCGGTCACGAGGTACTACACCGAGGAGGGCACGCCACCCGGTCGCTGGATGGGGTCGGCCCTTCACGCCTTCGGCAACGGGGAGATCAAGCGCGGCGACCAGGTGACGCCGCAGCAGCTCCAGCTTCTCATCGGTGCGGGCCTCGACCCGGTCACCGGCGAGAAGCTGGGCCGGTCGTTCCCCACGTTTCCGCCGCTCCAGCAGCGCATGGCCGAACGCATGGCCGAACTCCCTGCCGACCTCACCGACGAGCAGCGGAAGGAGGCCTTCGACCAGATCAAGGCCGAGGAGTCGGCGAAGGCATCAAGCGGCGTGGCGGGCTTCGACTTCACGTTCAGCGTCCCGAAGTCCGTCTCGGCGCTCTGGGGAGTGGCCGACGCCGGCACTCAGGCGCTGATCATTGACGCGCATCACCAGGCCGTGGCGGAGGTGCTCGACTTCATGGAGCGTGAGGTCGTCTGCACGAGGAGGGGCGTTGCCGCAGGAGACGGAGCGGTGATGCAGGCCGACATCGTCGGCGTCGCCGCCACGGCGTACGACCACTGGGACTCCCGGCTCGGCGATCCGCAACTCCACACCCACGTGGTCATCTCCAACAAGGTCAAGACAACCGAGGACGGGCGATGGCGCAGCCTCGACGGGCGTCCGCTGTTCGAAGCGAACGTTCCGATCTCCGAGCACTACAACGCCGTGCTCGCCGACCGCATGACCCGGCTCTTCGGCATCGAGTGGGAGCAGCGCGAACGTGGGGCGGAGCGGAACCAAGCTTGGGAACTCGCGCCCGTCCCGGAGACCCTGATCCGGGAGTTCTCCAGCCGGGCCAGCCACATCGACAAAGAGAAGGACCGGCTCATCGCCGCGTACACCGAGCGCACAGGGCACCGCCCGTCCTCCGCGAAAGTCATCCAGTTGCGCGCCAAGGCCACGCTCGCCACACGCCCAGAGAAGGAGATCCACTCCCTGTTCGACCTGACCACCGAATGGCGAGGACGGGCACAGAAGATCCTCGGGAGAGGCGCAGTCGATTGGGCGAAGGAAGTCACCGCCCGTCCCATCGCCCGCCCTACTCTCCGGGCTGACGACGTGTCCCTTGACGTGATCGGCGAGGTGGCGGTTTCCGTGGTTGGCGCGGTCGAGGAGAGGCGCTCGACGTGGAAGCACTGGAACCTCTGGGCCGAGGCATCCCGGCAAACGATGGGCTGGCGCTTTGCCAGCGCAGAGGACCGCGAGGCCGTAGTCGGGGTGATCGTTGACGCCGCCAAGCAGGAGTCGCGGCCTCTGACGCCACCTGAGCTCGTGGCCGTCCCCGAGACGTTCCGCCGAGCCGACGGCACCAGCCGGTTCCGTCCCCGGCACTCGGTCGTCTTCACGTCCGAAGCGCTGCTCGCCGCCGAGGATCGGCTCCTGACTCGCTCGAACGACATGACTGCTCCATCCGTGGACCTGGCCGTGATCGAACGCGTGACCCGCAAGGAACACCTGCTGTCTGCCGAGCAGTCCGAGACGCTGGCAAGCATCGCCGTGTCCGGGCGACAGGTCGATCTTCTCGTCGGCCCTGCCGGGGCTGGCAAAACGACGGCGACGCATGCGCTGAAGACCGCCTGGACGAAGGCTCACGGCAAGGGCAGCGTCGTCGGCCTCGCCCCGAGCGCCGTCGCCGCTGAGGTGCTGGCCGAAGACCTGGGCATCGGCTGCGAGAACACCGCCAAGTGGCTGCATGAGCACGACCGCGGGCGGTCGCAGTTCCGCAAGGGCCAGCTCGTCATCATCGACGAGGCGACGCTCGCCGGCACCCTGACTCTGGACCGGCTCACGGCGCTCGCCGCTCATGCGGGCGCGAAGGTGGTGCTGGTCGGTGACTGGGCGCAGCTTCAGTCGGTCGACGCCGGAGGGGCGTTCTGCCTGCTGGCCTCCGCCCGTCCTGACACCCCCGAGCTGACCGAGGTCCACCGCTTCACCCACGAGTGGGAGAAGACCGCGTCGCTCGAACTGCGGTTTGGACGGGCGGAGGTCATCAGCACCTACATGACGAAGGACCGCGTCCAGGAGGGCACGACCGAGGAGATGATGGACGCCGCCTACCTCGCGTGGGCAGCCGACGTGCAGGAGGGGCGCGCCTCGATCCTCGTCGCTGAGGCGATGGACATGGTGACCCGCCTCAACCAGCGTGCTCGTGCAGACCGGATCGTCGCGAACCCGGTCGGCGACATCGAGGTCAACCTTGCCGACGGCACCCAAGCATCCGAGGGCGACCTCGTCATCACGCGGCACAACGACCGCCGCCTCCACACGCTGCGCGGTGGGTGGGTGCGCAACGGCGACCGCTGGACCGTCACTCGCGTCCAAAGGGACGGCTCGATGCAGGTCCAGCGACTCGGGGTCGACTTCGGTGGCACGGTGACGCTGCCTGCGGCGTACGTCGCCGAGCACGTCGACCTCGGCTACGCCGTCACCGCCCACCGAGCCCAGGGGATGACCGTCGACACTTCACGCGTCGTGGTGACGGGCTCGACGACCCGGGAGAATTTCTACGTGTCCATGACCCGCGGCCGCGACTCCAACATCGCCTACGTCGCTCTCGACAAACCCGACGAGGGCCACGCCCCTCCCGAATCGGACGAGGTCAGCGCCCACACCGTTCTGTACGGCGTGCTCCAGCACCTCGGCGGGGAACTGTCGGCCCACCAGATGATCGAGGCCGAGCAGGAGCGCTGGTCGTCCATCGCCCAACTCGCTGCGGAGTACGAGACCATCGGCGCGGTCGCCCAGCGCGACCGCTGGGTTGCAGCCATCAAGAACAGCGGCCTCACCGAGACCCAGGTCGAGCAGGTGCTGTCCTCGCAGTCGTTCGGTCCGCTCACCGCCGAGCTGCGTCGTGCCGAGTCGAACCACTACGACGTCGCGAAGCTCCTGCCGGCGCTCGTCGCCCGCCGGTCGCTCGCCGACGCCGAGGACATCGGCGCCGTGCTCATCAGCCGCGTCCAGAAGGCAGCCCAACCAAGGCGCGGGAAGCGTCGCCCGTCCCCGAAGCTGGTCGTCGGCCTGATCCCGGTCGCAGACGGACCGATGAGTCCAGAGATGGCCGAGGTGCTGACCGAACTCGCGGACCTGATGGAAGGACGGGCGATGACGCTGGCCGAGCAGGCCGTCGAGGACAAGGCGCCGTGGCTGAAGCGACTCGGCACGCCGCCGACCACCGAGGCAAGTCGGGGTCCTTGGCTCCACGAGGTCAGGACGGTCGCTGCCTACCGTGACCGCTACAGGGTGCAGGGGCGCAGGACGTTGGGTGAGCCGAAGAACGAGGCGCAGAAGCTCGACGCTGCCCGCGCCGAGCAGGCGATCCGCCGCGCCAGAGCCATAGCTGAGGATGCTGCCAACGCGCAGGAGGGGCAAAGCCGCACCCTCGAATCACCGGGACGGGTGATCGCGTAG
- a CDS encoding sulfate permease, which produces MLAALWTLSAAIRGYLRFYMPTNRAVDWLRSPRGLKWAIPVALVATPAYLGLTTLAIQGAARPSLGWLNVLVFLFFWNAAKFAWMAVLSLPMILVRAIRDVPVAGRPASR; this is translated from the coding sequence ATGCTCGCCGCACTCTGGACTCTCAGCGCCGCGATCCGCGGCTACCTCCGCTTCTACATGCCCACCAACCGCGCAGTCGACTGGTTGCGCTCGCCGCGCGGCCTCAAGTGGGCGATCCCCGTGGCCCTCGTCGCCACGCCCGCCTACCTCGGCCTGACCACCCTCGCCATCCAGGGAGCCGCCCGACCGAGCCTCGGCTGGCTCAACGTCCTGGTCTTCCTCTTCTTCTGGAACGCCGCCAAGTTCGCCTGGATGGCCGTCCTCAGCCTCCCGATGATTCTCGTACGGGCGATTCGTGATGTTCCGGTAGCCGGGCGCCCCGCTAGCAGGTGA
- a CDS encoding NACHT domain-containing protein, translating to MVDSAPTETKWAYADMLAGWDLIRYLIDEHYESKRDKGLRDLVRKVAAAQWGEDERVKFSQVDIDREPVAELYVDVTSDRLRGPRGAAERIPRGGRPGRPAPRHALAPPPDVPGQARLGGTAAYLLKEGLPFTLVRGAPGQGKSTLSQFVCQAHRAAFTSRATKPPGLLTTDKPRFPVRFDLSDYAMWIRGIDVFDPASERHKKPRGKTRPAAQSTIECFLAELMSHASGRGNVTAAEVQALFDRVPSLVVMDGLDEVGSAKDRERVVKAIDTFCGRGKSYAVPPRVVVTTRPSAGELPEPSAELFEVLVLNQLDRDQRREYLRKWCAIRDIRGRDGRLLRSTFDEKTREPYIGELAGNPMQLTILIELLHKRGLATPTQRTQLYDGYLELLLDRESNKHPESVRKYRSELMEIIPFLGWYLQSRSEQHSLNGRMQAAELDAAMRQFQRTYRRPESVVDELFEAATDRLWAITSKEQGVYGFEVVSLREYFAARFLYDFAGEGDRNFDRTTVFRELLQRPYWLNTARFYAGNAPPSGVFELSCRCRVNPDPLVPIES from the coding sequence ATGGTCGACTCCGCCCCGACCGAAACGAAGTGGGCGTACGCCGACATGCTCGCGGGCTGGGATCTCATCCGCTACCTCATCGACGAACACTACGAGTCGAAGCGCGACAAGGGCCTGCGTGACCTCGTGCGCAAGGTTGCCGCAGCCCAATGGGGCGAGGACGAGCGGGTGAAGTTCAGCCAGGTCGATATAGACCGTGAGCCAGTTGCGGAGCTGTATGTCGATGTCACCTCAGATCGCCTTCGAGGGCCGCGGGGCGCGGCGGAGCGCATCCCTCGTGGTGGCCGACCGGGTCGTCCCGCACCCCGGCATGCACTTGCTCCACCGCCGGACGTCCCGGGCCAAGCACGACTCGGCGGAACGGCGGCCTACCTCCTCAAGGAGGGACTGCCATTCACCCTCGTGCGGGGTGCGCCCGGTCAGGGGAAGTCAACGCTTAGCCAGTTCGTCTGCCAGGCGCACCGAGCGGCCTTCACATCCCGCGCCACCAAGCCGCCTGGTTTGCTCACCACCGACAAGCCCCGCTTTCCAGTGCGCTTCGATCTCAGCGACTACGCGATGTGGATCCGCGGTATCGACGTCTTTGACCCAGCATCGGAGCGCCACAAGAAGCCAAGGGGCAAGACACGGCCGGCGGCGCAGAGCACGATCGAGTGCTTCCTGGCCGAGCTGATGAGCCACGCGAGCGGACGTGGCAACGTGACCGCAGCTGAAGTCCAGGCGCTCTTCGATCGCGTGCCATCGCTCGTCGTCATGGACGGCCTGGACGAGGTCGGCAGTGCCAAGGATCGCGAACGCGTGGTCAAGGCGATCGACACCTTCTGTGGACGTGGCAAGTCCTACGCTGTGCCGCCTCGCGTCGTCGTCACGACTCGTCCGAGTGCCGGCGAGCTGCCCGAGCCGTCGGCTGAGCTCTTCGAAGTGCTGGTCCTCAATCAGCTCGACCGAGATCAGCGCAGGGAGTACCTCCGCAAGTGGTGTGCCATCCGGGACATTCGTGGCCGGGACGGTCGTTTGTTGCGCTCGACTTTCGACGAAAAGACTCGTGAGCCTTACATCGGGGAGCTAGCTGGCAACCCGATGCAACTTACGATCCTCATCGAGCTGCTCCACAAGCGCGGGCTGGCAACCCCAACCCAGCGGACGCAGTTGTACGACGGTTACTTGGAGCTCCTGCTGGACAGGGAGTCGAACAAGCACCCCGAATCGGTGCGCAAGTACCGAAGCGAACTCATGGAGATCATTCCGTTCCTCGGCTGGTACCTGCAGTCACGGAGCGAGCAACACAGCCTCAACGGACGCATGCAAGCGGCTGAGTTGGACGCCGCGATGCGCCAGTTCCAGCGCACCTACCGGCGACCGGAGTCGGTCGTCGACGAGCTGTTCGAGGCGGCCACGGACCGCTTGTGGGCGATCACCAGCAAGGAACAGGGCGTCTACGGGTTCGAGGTTGTTTCCCTTCGGGAGTACTTCGCCGCGCGGTTCCTCTATGACTTCGCAGGTGAAGGCGACCGCAACTTCGACAGAACCACTGTCTTCCGCGAACTTCTCCAGCGTCCCTACTGGCTGAACACGGCACGCTTCTACGCAGGCAACGCACCGCCGAGCGGCGTCTTTGAACTATCCTGTCGCTGCCGGGTGAATCCTGACCCCCTGGTGCCGATCGAATCCTGA
- the istB gene encoding IS21-like element helper ATPase IstB, with amino-acid sequence MTTSPGKVTGRVAGSELLSEVAFLARELKTPVINETFAVLGDQARAEGWSHEEYLAAVLGRQVASRTANGTRMRIAAAHFPAIKTIEDFTFDHVPAATRDLVAHLATTTFIAKRDNVVLLGPPGTGKTHLAIALAIKAAEASYPVAFDSATGWINRLAAAHEQGNLERELRKLNRYRLLVIDEVGYLPFDTAAASLFFQLIASRYETGSVVVTSNLAFSRWGETLGDDVVAAATIDRLVHHAQVIALDGESYRTRGHRTGPPPASHTKTT; translated from the coding sequence ATGACGACATCCCCTGGCAAGGTCACCGGCAGGGTCGCCGGCAGCGAGCTGCTCAGCGAGGTCGCGTTCCTGGCTCGTGAGCTCAAGACCCCGGTGATCAACGAGACCTTCGCCGTCCTGGGCGACCAAGCCCGCGCCGAGGGCTGGTCGCACGAGGAGTACCTCGCGGCCGTGCTCGGCCGCCAGGTCGCCTCACGCACCGCGAACGGGACCCGGATGCGGATCGCTGCCGCGCACTTCCCCGCGATCAAGACCATCGAGGACTTCACCTTCGACCACGTCCCGGCAGCGACCCGCGACCTGGTCGCGCACCTGGCCACCACCACGTTCATCGCCAAACGCGACAACGTCGTGCTCCTCGGGCCGCCCGGGACCGGGAAGACGCACCTGGCGATCGCGCTGGCGATCAAGGCCGCCGAGGCGTCCTACCCAGTTGCGTTCGACTCCGCGACCGGGTGGATCAACCGCCTGGCCGCCGCCCACGAGCAAGGCAACCTCGAGCGCGAGCTGCGCAAGCTCAACCGCTACCGGCTGCTGGTCATCGACGAGGTCGGCTACCTGCCCTTCGACACCGCAGCCGCGTCGCTGTTCTTCCAGCTCATCGCCAGCCGCTACGAGACCGGCTCGGTCGTGGTCACCTCGAACCTGGCGTTCTCACGCTGGGGCGAGACCCTCGGCGACGACGTCGTCGCCGCAGCCACCATCGACCGCCTCGTCCACCACGCCCAGGTCATCGCCCTGGACGGCGAGTCGTACCGCACCCGCGGACACCGAACCGGGCCACCCCCGGCAAGCCACACCAAGACCACCTAG